A single genomic interval of Argonema galeatum A003/A1 harbors:
- a CDS encoding aspartyl protease family protein, producing MVLLFSNGDLFATGALRYDYRPATETETTNRIIFEVEIQGVPTIAVVDTGAPYVILAPKVASDAGVAPASALERKTMLIRGMRLEGFVVRLNIKLKAQYGEDLDVDSTVFVPEVEEYWGNFPSFIGLTGFLERIRFAIDPSTDTFYFGQL from the coding sequence ATGGTACTACTTTTTTCAAACGGGGATCTTTTTGCAACGGGCGCACTCAGATACGATTATCGTCCAGCAACAGAAACAGAAACTACAAATCGAATTATCTTTGAGGTAGAGATTCAAGGCGTTCCAACTATAGCTGTGGTTGATACTGGCGCACCCTATGTAATCTTAGCGCCAAAAGTTGCTTCAGATGCAGGGGTCGCTCCGGCTTCGGCACTGGAAAGAAAAACTATGTTGATTCGAGGTATGAGATTAGAGGGGTTTGTAGTTCGTTTGAATATAAAATTAAAAGCTCAATATGGTGAGGATTTGGATGTAGACTCTACTGTGTTTGTGCCGGAGGTAGAGGAGTATTGGGGTAATTTTCCTTCTTTTATTGGGTTGACTGGATTTTTGGAGAGAATTAGGTTTGCGATCGATCCTAGTACCGACACTTTTTATTTTGGGCAACTGTGA
- a CDS encoding type II toxin-antitoxin system PemK/MazF family toxin, which translates to MSEPSDYGLESIWVVRFEPSVSTEIRKTRPALVISASAFNLQRSKVTVLPFTSSRLDDPRISPVVVFVPSSAENGLAVDSLLVCVDPMTFDKSRLVQKLG; encoded by the coding sequence ATGTCAGAACCAAGCGATTATGGATTGGAAAGCATCTGGGTAGTCAGGTTTGAGCCATCAGTAAGCACAGAAATTCGCAAAACACGCCCAGCTTTAGTGATTTCTGCTTCTGCGTTTAATCTCCAACGCAGCAAGGTGACAGTTTTACCCTTTACCTCATCTCGTCTTGATGACCCCCGCATTTCTCCTGTTGTGGTATTTGTGCCGTCATCAGCAGAAAATGGTCTGGCGGTAGATAGTTTGTTGGTGTGTGTTGACCCGATGACCTTTGACAAGTCGAGACTGGTGCAAAAGTTGGGCTAA
- a CDS encoding ribbon-helix-helix domain-containing protein, whose amino-acid sequence MVQISISLPDDLLRYIDQKVDNHNTLIESLLQQWRQQQEDKDLALACKLVDELGLGWDEECQNQAIMDWKASG is encoded by the coding sequence ATGGTTCAAATCTCTATTTCTTTGCCAGATGACTTACTGAGATACATCGACCAAAAGGTTGATAACCATAACACCCTGATTGAATCTCTCTTGCAACAATGGCGACAGCAGCAGGAAGATAAAGACTTGGCTTTAGCTTGTAAGTTGGTTGATGAACTCGGTTTAGGTTGGGATGAGGAATGTCAGAACCAAGCGATTATGGATTGGAAAGCATCTGGGTAG
- a CDS encoding type II toxin-antitoxin system RelE/ParE family toxin encodes MESQPKGIQRYVTPDSRIPFDEWFNSLRDRTAQAKIDARLRRVQNGNLGDYRSLGEGVFELRINFGPGYRVYFGQIGSTIVLLLCGGDKSTQDRDISTAKSYWADYRS; translated from the coding sequence ATGGAATCACAACCGAAGGGAATTCAACGTTACGTAACCCCAGATAGCAGAATACCTTTCGATGAGTGGTTTAATTCTCTCCGAGATAGAACCGCCCAAGCTAAAATTGATGCTAGACTTAGGCGAGTTCAAAACGGTAATTTAGGGGACTACAGATCTCTCGGTGAAGGAGTTTTTGAATTGAGAATTAATTTTGGCCCTGGCTACCGCGTTTACTTTGGACAAATAGGATCGACAATAGTGCTTCTCCTTTGTGGCGGAGATAAAAGCACACAAGATCGAGACATTAGCACCGCTAAATCATACTGGGCAGATTATAGGAGTTAA
- a CDS encoding DNA-binding protein, translating into MPKSVPYRESLISRLKNPEYAAGYIEAILEEKDPEPELLKQALQDVAEALGDKQHLEKLDLILSVEGSAEIYHLGLWLNELGLNLTVTVKSDDS; encoded by the coding sequence ATGCCTAAAAGTGTACCCTACCGCGAATCTCTTATTTCACGCCTCAAAAACCCCGAATATGCTGCTGGCTACATTGAAGCTATTTTAGAAGAAAAAGACCCTGAACCTGAGTTGCTCAAACAAGCGCTACAAGATGTGGCGGAAGCGTTAGGTGACAAACAGCATTTGGAAAAGCTCGATCTCATACTTTCAGTTGAAGGAAGTGCTGAAATTTATCATCTAGGACTTTGGTTAAACGAGTTGGGATTGAATTTAACTGTTACTGTTAAATCGGATGATTCATAG
- a CDS encoding histidine phosphatase family protein — MSTRVILVRHGQSTFNQQQRIQGRLDESVLTEAGRATARQVAPALTGIAFDAIYSSPLQRAKETAEIVQSCLPNPPKLQVADKLMEIDLPLWERLQKDEVKAQFPEDYRLWKERPDELRMPIPAAEGTREHFPVLSLYEQAKQFWQEVLPRHAGKTILVVAHNGINRALISTALGIPPSRYHSIQQSNCGINVLNFPESPSFPSVDGGGGSVQMESMNLIDHLGDPLPKPRPGHQGPRLLLVRHGETEWNRQKKFQGQIDVPLNDNGREQSAAAGEFLKDVEIDFAVSSPMLRPKETAEIILQYHPNVELELLTDLSEISHGLWEGKFEGEIEQAYPGLLKEWQEAPETVQMPEGENLAQVWERALVAWDSIVSKYSKQPKTVLVVAHDAINKAILCHLFGLGPEHFWNFKQGNGAVSVIDYPQGSDGYPVLQSMNITTHLGGGVLDKTAAGAL; from the coding sequence CTGTCAACTCGCGTAATCCTTGTCCGGCACGGGCAAAGCACTTTTAATCAACAGCAGCGCATCCAAGGTCGTCTTGACGAGTCTGTCTTAACGGAGGCAGGTCGCGCCACAGCACGTCAGGTTGCCCCTGCCTTGACTGGCATCGCATTCGATGCTATTTACAGCAGTCCCCTGCAACGGGCTAAAGAAACAGCTGAGATCGTTCAGTCTTGTTTGCCAAATCCTCCGAAATTGCAGGTAGCAGATAAACTGATGGAAATCGATCTGCCATTGTGGGAGCGTCTGCAAAAAGATGAGGTAAAAGCGCAATTTCCCGAAGACTATCGCCTTTGGAAAGAACGTCCCGACGAACTGCGAATGCCGATACCAGCAGCAGAGGGAACAAGGGAACACTTCCCAGTTTTATCTCTGTATGAGCAAGCGAAGCAGTTTTGGCAGGAAGTTTTGCCTCGCCATGCTGGCAAAACTATTCTTGTGGTGGCGCATAACGGTATTAATCGCGCTTTGATTAGTACTGCACTTGGCATTCCACCGTCTCGTTACCACTCGATACAGCAGTCGAATTGCGGTATCAATGTGCTGAATTTCCCTGAATCTCCCTCTTTCCCCTCCGTTGACGGGGGGGGTGGATCGGTCCAGATGGAGTCAATGAATTTGATTGACCATTTGGGAGATCCTTTGCCGAAACCTCGTCCCGGTCATCAAGGCCCGCGTCTATTACTGGTGCGTCACGGAGAAACTGAGTGGAATCGCCAGAAAAAGTTTCAGGGACAAATAGATGTTCCGCTCAACGATAACGGTAGAGAACAATCAGCAGCAGCTGGTGAGTTTCTCAAAGATGTGGAGATCGACTTTGCCGTTAGCAGTCCGATGCTGCGTCCGAAGGAAACTGCTGAGATTATTCTGCAATATCATCCCAATGTGGAACTAGAATTGCTCACAGATTTGAGTGAAATCAGTCATGGACTTTGGGAAGGAAAATTTGAAGGAGAGATTGAGCAGGCGTATCCAGGTCTGCTAAAAGAATGGCAGGAAGCGCCAGAAACGGTGCAAATGCCGGAAGGGGAAAATTTGGCGCAGGTTTGGGAAAGAGCTCTAGTAGCTTGGGATTCGATCGTATCCAAATACAGCAAGCAGCCCAAAACTGTTTTAGTAGTAGCTCACGACGCTATCAATAAAGCTATTCTCTGCCATTTGTTCGGTTTGGGGCCAGAACATTTCTGGAATTTCAAACAAGGCAATGGAGCAGTTAGCGTGATTGACTATCCTCAAGGTTCGGATGGTTATCCTGTGCTGCAAAGTATGAATATCACTACTCACTTGGGTGGGGGTGTTCTCGATAAGACGGCAGCTGGAGCGTTGTGA
- a CDS encoding type II CAAX endopeptidase family protein, giving the protein MTLKRLILGLLTIAVLFVVSLSLIGSWSQPQIQSRLELYQTNFLLHAAEWQGEIGEVSSGKSAREALIGTEPIKAAQKQYQELRKQAQTNLEKTRSQIEQFQKPDSTPLPAGEPPLKVTANPDRPDYPSQQPLQASINELEQLINELDLRLGILQARQGQTEEALKTWKAQIDRPTTETDKQAVAKTAAILIGLWSNPPRILPDAQELIQKNLDGWFRYQALSQLYTFQQRQDALAKLQAAEQQIAQQSVVKLAIVGALPTLGFLVGVGLVIFLVVQRLLKGKESLLSQNSDVSWSTPWDAETVWQVFVVGFFGIQLLVSILLLPVAFRLLNLQPSTFDLRARVLSVLVSYVLVALGGVLVVYFSVKSFLPLPEGWFRFDLLGNWFLWGLGGYFVALPLVIAVSLINQLLWKGQGGSNPLLSLALEGKDGVAIAIFFVTAAIAAPLFEEFLFRGFLLPSLTRYMPVWGAILASSLLFAVAHLSLSEVLPLTTLGIVLAVVYTRSRNLLAPMLLHSLWNSGTLLSLFILGSGSN; this is encoded by the coding sequence ATGACACTGAAGCGGTTGATTTTAGGTTTGCTGACCATTGCGGTACTCTTCGTCGTTAGCCTTTCTTTAATAGGAAGTTGGAGTCAGCCGCAAATCCAAAGTCGTCTGGAACTGTACCAAACGAATTTTCTGCTGCACGCAGCCGAGTGGCAGGGCGAGATTGGCGAGGTTTCCAGTGGAAAATCGGCCCGTGAAGCCCTAATCGGCACTGAGCCTATCAAAGCTGCCCAAAAACAGTATCAAGAACTGCGGAAACAAGCCCAAACTAATCTGGAAAAAACCCGATCGCAAATAGAACAATTCCAGAAGCCAGACAGTACGCCTTTACCAGCTGGAGAACCACCGCTGAAAGTCACTGCAAATCCTGACAGACCTGACTATCCCAGCCAGCAACCGTTGCAGGCGTCTATAAACGAGCTGGAACAGTTAATTAATGAGTTAGACCTAAGACTGGGGATTTTACAGGCTCGACAAGGACAAACTGAGGAGGCGCTCAAGACTTGGAAAGCGCAGATCGATCGCCCTACAACTGAAACCGATAAACAAGCAGTGGCAAAAACCGCTGCGATTTTGATTGGTTTGTGGAGCAATCCACCCCGCATCCTACCAGATGCCCAGGAATTAATTCAAAAAAATTTAGACGGATGGTTCCGCTACCAGGCGTTAAGCCAACTTTATACATTCCAGCAACGCCAAGACGCGCTAGCTAAACTCCAAGCAGCAGAACAGCAGATTGCTCAGCAATCTGTGGTGAAATTAGCAATTGTGGGAGCCTTACCGACGTTAGGGTTTTTGGTAGGCGTCGGACTGGTGATTTTTTTAGTTGTGCAGCGGCTACTCAAGGGAAAGGAATCCCTGTTATCTCAGAATAGCGATGTTTCTTGGTCAACTCCGTGGGATGCCGAGACGGTTTGGCAGGTGTTCGTCGTCGGTTTTTTTGGAATCCAGCTGCTAGTCTCTATTTTGTTACTTCCTGTGGCGTTTCGGTTGCTAAATCTCCAACCCTCTACTTTTGATTTAAGGGCTAGGGTGTTATCTGTTTTAGTGAGTTACGTGCTAGTGGCGCTAGGTGGAGTGTTAGTGGTGTATTTCTCTGTGAAATCATTTTTACCTTTACCAGAGGGATGGTTTCGCTTCGATCTGCTCGGTAACTGGTTTTTGTGGGGACTCGGCGGTTATTTTGTCGCTTTACCGCTGGTGATTGCAGTGTCCCTGATTAACCAGCTTCTTTGGAAAGGACAGGGAGGGAGTAACCCGCTGTTGTCGCTGGCGCTAGAGGGGAAAGATGGGGTAGCGATCGCAATCTTCTTTGTCACAGCAGCTATTGCTGCGCCTCTGTTTGAGGAATTCCTGTTCCGAGGATTTCTCTTGCCATCCTTAACTCGTTATATGCCAGTTTGGGGCGCAATTCTGGCGAGTAGCTTGCTATTTGCCGTTGCACACCTCAGTCTTTCCGAAGTGTTGCCGCTGACAACTTTGGGGATAGTGTTGGCAGTAGTTTATACGCGATCGCGCAATCTCCTCGCTCCCATGTTGCTCCACAGTCTTTGGAATAGCGGCACTCTGTTAAGTTTGTTTATTTTGGGCAGCGGCTCTAATTAG
- a CDS encoding heavy metal translocating P-type ATPase, whose translation MEVLQSVDGSSKPLSPQTAISGRFGANANPTDPMETITLDVGGMKCAGCVKAVENQLTHYPGVVSACVNLVTEVAVCEVKAGAVDPAGLAEKLTEAGFPTQPRYSQTRDSISPTERHRQEIKSSIWQIAIAAILIFLSGMGHFAQHSWFADRTSILTSFWFHWGLATATLLGPGRSIVVDGWRGLRRLTPNMNALVGLGAVTAYTASTIALLFPQLGWECFFDEPVMLLGFILLGRTLEQHARGKAAAAFEALLSLQPRMACLIADPDDLRLKDETERYVAISFGDASPTPSSETNQQPNNLKSKIQNPKSLVEIPASSVRVGECLQVLPGEKIPVDGQIIAGRTTVDESMLTGEAVPVLKQCGDLVQAGTLNQSGAIAIRATRTGKDTTLAQIVALVEAAQTRKAPVQQLADTVAGYFTYGVMAAAALTFLFWYFIGTHVWPDVLLGHGALGMGHGALGMETTLHQSPLLLSLKLAIAVLVVACPCSLGLATPTAILVGTSIGAELGLLIKGGDVLERVCTLDTVVFDKTGTLTTGHPTVTDCLSVSELGVGEWESGGVGEWESGGVFLSNLLPNAQCQSLLQLAAAVESGTCHPLATAIVESAQRLGLSIPVGQDFYTEPGFGVRAAVEGQQVLVGTQDWLLEAGIAIDSPLLERARTLAEAGKTLVYVASDGVSLGLIAVTDNLRPDAKAAADELRRLGLRVMMLTGDKPESAVEVARMLGLDPTDVLAGVRPDGKASAIATLQTQGHRVAMIGDGINDAPALAQADVGIALHAGTDIAIESAQIILMRDAVTDIVESIQLSRATFNKIRQNLFWALAYNTLGIPIAAGVLLPSLGVVLSPSAAGAMMAFSSVSVVTNSLLLRRLPWRR comes from the coding sequence ATGGAAGTGTTGCAGTCAGTTGATGGATCTTCTAAGCCGCTGTCTCCGCAGACAGCGATATCTGGGCGGTTCGGCGCTAACGCTAACCCAACCGACCCGATGGAGACAATTACTCTGGACGTGGGAGGGATGAAATGTGCCGGATGCGTGAAGGCTGTAGAGAATCAGCTGACACATTATCCCGGCGTTGTTTCAGCCTGTGTCAATCTAGTCACGGAGGTAGCAGTCTGCGAGGTAAAAGCCGGTGCGGTTGACCCGGCTGGTTTAGCCGAGAAATTGACAGAAGCTGGCTTTCCCACTCAACCCCGGTATTCTCAAACAAGAGATTCGATCTCGCCAACAGAACGGCATCGCCAGGAAATTAAGTCTTCTATTTGGCAGATTGCGATCGCAGCTATACTGATTTTTCTATCTGGGATGGGGCATTTCGCTCAACACTCCTGGTTTGCCGATCGTACCTCAATCCTCACCTCATTTTGGTTCCACTGGGGTTTGGCAACGGCCACCTTACTGGGGCCGGGGCGATCGATCGTGGTAGATGGCTGGCGGGGATTGCGGCGACTGACACCCAATATGAATGCGCTGGTGGGATTGGGTGCTGTCACTGCTTATACTGCTAGTACGATAGCGCTGCTATTCCCCCAGTTGGGTTGGGAGTGCTTTTTTGACGAACCCGTAATGCTGTTGGGCTTTATCCTCTTGGGTCGGACGTTGGAACAACACGCCAGAGGAAAGGCTGCCGCAGCATTTGAGGCATTGCTTTCTCTCCAGCCACGGATGGCCTGTTTAATTGCCGATCCAGACGATTTGAGATTGAAGGATGAAACTGAGCGATACGTTGCTATCTCTTTCGGAGACGCTTCGCCAACGCCATCTTCTGAAACCAACCAGCAGCCTAATAATCTAAAATCCAAAATCCAAAATCCAAAATCGTTAGTCGAAATTCCCGCCTCAAGCGTGCGGGTGGGCGAATGCTTGCAGGTTTTGCCGGGAGAAAAAATACCCGTAGATGGGCAAATTATCGCTGGTAGGACAACGGTGGATGAGTCGATGCTGACTGGTGAAGCAGTCCCGGTGCTGAAGCAGTGTGGAGATCTGGTGCAAGCAGGAACGCTGAATCAGTCGGGTGCGATCGCAATTCGAGCCACCCGTACTGGCAAGGATACCACCTTAGCCCAGATTGTAGCCCTCGTAGAAGCAGCCCAAACCCGCAAAGCACCAGTGCAGCAGCTGGCAGATACAGTCGCGGGGTATTTTACCTACGGCGTTATGGCAGCAGCGGCTTTAACGTTTCTCTTTTGGTATTTTATCGGCACTCACGTTTGGCCTGATGTCCTTTTGGGGCATGGGGCATTGGGCATGGGGCATGGGGCGTTGGGTATGGAAACTACTCTTCACCAATCACCCCTTTTGTTGAGTTTGAAGTTGGCGATCGCAGTTTTAGTAGTTGCCTGTCCTTGTTCCTTGGGACTCGCCACACCAACCGCCATCCTGGTTGGCACCAGCATCGGGGCCGAGTTGGGACTCTTAATCAAAGGCGGGGATGTTTTAGAACGGGTATGCACTCTAGATACGGTGGTGTTTGACAAAACTGGCACTCTTACCACCGGCCATCCTACCGTCACCGATTGTCTTTCAGTTTCGGAACTGGGAGTGGGAGAGTGGGAGAGTGGGGGAGTGGGAGAGTGGGAGAGTGGGGGAGTATTTCTGTCTAATCTCTTGCCCAATGCCCAATGCCAATCATTACTTCAGCTGGCGGCGGCAGTAGAAAGCGGCACCTGCCATCCCTTAGCAACAGCTATTGTGGAGTCAGCCCAACGGCTGGGATTATCTATCCCGGTTGGCCAAGATTTCTACACAGAACCGGGTTTTGGAGTTCGTGCTGCGGTAGAAGGGCAGCAGGTTCTTGTCGGCACTCAGGACTGGCTTCTAGAGGCAGGAATTGCGATCGATTCCCCCCTACTAGAGCGAGCTAGAACACTGGCAGAAGCCGGTAAAACCCTGGTTTACGTGGCATCTGATGGGGTTAGCTTAGGGCTGATCGCCGTTACCGACAATCTCAGACCGGACGCTAAGGCAGCTGCCGACGAGTTGCGGCGTCTGGGATTGCGAGTCATGATGCTGACTGGTGACAAGCCCGAAAGCGCCGTAGAAGTGGCGCGGATGTTGGGACTCGACCCAACTGACGTTTTGGCGGGAGTCCGCCCCGATGGCAAAGCATCTGCGATCGCGACTTTGCAAACTCAGGGTCACCGAGTGGCTATGATCGGTGATGGAATAAATGATGCACCGGCACTAGCACAAGCGGATGTGGGCATTGCCCTGCACGCTGGGACTGACATCGCCATTGAAAGCGCTCAGATTATCCTGATGCGCGATGCCGTAACCGAC
- a CDS encoding aspartyl protease family protein, which produces MVLLFSNGDYFATGAIPYAYRPATEGETTNRIIIRAEIQGVPTRAVVDTGAPYVILAPKVASDAGVDRASALETRTMLIRGMRLEGFVVRLNIKLVATEGEDLDVDSTVFVPEVEEYWGDFPSFIGLTGFLERIRFAIDPSTDTFYFGQL; this is translated from the coding sequence ATGGTACTACTCTTTTCCAACGGTGATTATTTTGCAACGGGTGCTATCCCTTATGCTTATCGTCCCGCGACTGAAGGTGAGACGACAAATCGAATCATAATCCGGGCGGAGATTCAAGGCGTTCCAACTAGAGCTGTAGTTGATACTGGGGCACCTTATGTTATCTTAGCGCCGAAAGTTGCTTCAGATGCAGGAGTCGATCGCGCTTCGGCACTGGAAACGAGAACCATGTTGATTCGAGGTATGCGACTAGAGGGGTTTGTAGTTCGTTTGAATATAAAATTAGTGGCAACAGAAGGGGAGGATTTGGATGTAGACTCTACTGTGTTTGTGCCGGAGGTAGAGGAGTATTGGGGTGATTTTCCTTCTTTTATTGGATTGACTGGATTTTTAGAGAGGATTAGGTTTGCGATCGATCCAAGTACAGATACTTTTTATTTTGGTCAACTTTGA